Proteins encoded within one genomic window of Candidatus Giovannonibacteria bacterium:
- a CDS encoding ribonuclease H-like domain-containing protein, with amino-acid sequence MTCLYNMDSDDVVFDIETKRSFNEAGISARDGGSFEKLGVSVVGAYVYGLGQYLTFEEHEIPEFEKLLQRAGRVVGFNIRHFDLAVLQPYISWNLKNLPALDLMDDVKKSLGHRLYLDSLAEATLGVRKSGDGLQALKWYKEGKMGEIKKYCLKDVEITKNLYDFGRQNGHVLFYSRSAGGRVAIPVAWNKPEKSGTEKNVQLKIF; translated from the coding sequence TTGACCTGCCTTTATAATATGGACTCGGACGACGTTGTTTTTGACATTGAAACCAAGCGTTCTTTCAATGAGGCCGGGATTTCCGCAAGAGACGGAGGAAGTTTCGAAAAACTCGGAGTTTCGGTGGTAGGAGCTTATGTTTACGGACTGGGCCAATACTTGACTTTTGAGGAACATGAAATTCCGGAGTTTGAGAAATTGCTGCAAAGAGCCGGCCGCGTGGTCGGCTTTAATATCCGCCATTTTGATTTGGCGGTTTTACAGCCCTACATTTCCTGGAATTTAAAAAATTTGCCCGCGCTGGACTTGATGGACGACGTAAAAAAATCGCTCGGCCACCGGCTTTATCTGGACAGCTTGGCGGAGGCGACTCTGGGCGTCAGGAAATCGGGGGATGGACTTCAGGCGCTGAAATGGTATAAAGAAGGGAAAATGGGCGAAATTAAAAAATACTGCCTGAAGGATGTGGAGATTACAAAAAACCTTTACGACTTCGGGAGGCAGAACGGCCACGTGCTTTTTTATTCAAGAAGCGCCGGCGGCAGGGTGGCGATACCGGTGGCCTGGAATAAGCCGGAGAAGTCAGGTACAGAAAAAAATGTCCAACTCAAAATTTTTTAA
- a CDS encoding TrmH family RNA methyltransferase, which translates to MHNIRSLHNVGSIFRTADAMGVSKIYLTGYTPGPHDIFGKLRKDFQKTALGAEKYMKWEKLRYIAVLIKRLKKEKIQIIALEQSKKSLNLKKFSLGSRTSKSGIALILGNEVSGIPKSVLEKCDKIIEIPMRGKKESLNVSVAAGIALYALSN; encoded by the coding sequence TTGCATAATATCCGAAGTTTGCATAATGTCGGCTCTATTTTTCGGACGGCGGATGCCATGGGGGTTTCAAAAATTTATTTAACTGGCTACACGCCGGGGCCGCACGATATTTTCGGAAAACTTCGGAAAGATTTTCAAAAAACCGCGCTGGGCGCGGAGAAATACATGAAATGGGAAAAACTGCGATATATCGCAGTTTTAATAAAACGCTTAAAAAAAGAAAAAATTCAGATTATCGCCTTGGAGCAGTCAAAAAAGTCGCTGAATCTTAAAAAGTTTTCACTTGGAAGCCGGACTTCCAAGTCGGGCATCGCGCTGATTTTGGGCAACGAGGTCAGCGGCATTCCGAAATCGGTTCTTGAAAAATGCGACAAAATTATAGAAATCCCCATGCGCGGCAAAAAAGAATCGCTGAATGTTTCAGTTGCGGCCGGCATCGCGCTTTACGCGCTTAGTAACTAA
- a CDS encoding 50S ribosomal protein L28, giving the protein MAKICAICKKGSVVMGTRRLLRAHYNPTKKSRKYPNLQWARLPSGSRIKICTRCMKAGRHLKLKRSGP; this is encoded by the coding sequence ATGGCAAAAATTTGCGCGATTTGCAAAAAGGGGTCGGTTGTCATGGGCACAAGGCGGCTTTTGCGCGCCCACTATAACCCGACCAAAAAATCGCGGAAATATCCCAATCTCCAATGGGCACGGCTTCCCTCCGGCAGCCGCATCAAAATCTGCACAAGATGTATGAAAGCCGGGAGGCATTTGAAGCTTAAACGGAGCGGGCCATAG
- the rpsL gene encoding 30S ribosomal protein S12 yields MPTINQLVKKGRKKMEYKAKSVALAKSFNVLQNRPRFYPSPFKRGVCLAVKTMTPKKPNSALRKVARVRLTNGMEITAYIPGEKHALQEHSVVMIRGGRVKDLPGVQYHIVRGVLDTTGVEGRKQQRSKYGTKKPKA; encoded by the coding sequence ATGCCTACTATAAATCAGTTGGTTAAAAAAGGCAGAAAAAAAATGGAATACAAGGCGAAGTCCGTGGCTTTGGCCAAGTCTTTTAACGTGCTCCAAAACCGGCCGCGTTTTTATCCGTCTCCTTTCAAAAGAGGGGTTTGTTTGGCGGTGAAAACTATGACGCCCAAAAAGCCGAATTCCGCTTTGCGAAAAGTAGCAAGAGTGCGCCTCACAAACGGCATGGAAATAACCGCATACATTCCCGGCGAGAAGCACGCCTTGCAGGAGCACTCGGTCGTAATGATACGTGGCGGGCGCGTTAAGGACCTTCCGGGGGTGCAATACCATATTGTCCGCGGGGTTTTGGACACAACTGGCGTTGAGGGCAGAAAACAACAGCGCAGTAAATACGGGACTAAGAAACCAAAAGCATGA
- a CDS encoding site-2 protease family protein yields the protein MNQALEFIFQILILIFSVVVHEVSHGAVAYAMGDNTAKDEGRLTLNPLKHLDPFGSVILPTITYLLGGFIFGWARPVPYNPYNLRSQKYGPGLVGAAGPLSNIMVALVFGALIRFSGALALPPQFLQIAIFIVFLNLILAIFNLIPIPPLDGSKVLFALLPARALDLEVFFERYGLIILVIFIFFLSGIILPVAAFLFRLITGFAF from the coding sequence ATGAATCAAGCGCTGGAGTTTATTTTTCAAATTCTGATTTTGATTTTCTCCGTTGTTGTCCACGAGGTTTCTCACGGCGCCGTTGCCTACGCGATGGGAGACAACACCGCAAAAGACGAAGGCCGGCTCACGCTCAATCCCCTCAAGCACCTTGACCCTTTCGGCTCGGTGATTTTGCCCACAATCACTTATCTTCTTGGCGGGTTCATTTTTGGCTGGGCGCGGCCGGTGCCGTATAATCCCTACAATTTAAGAAGTCAGAAATATGGGCCGGGGTTGGTCGGCGCGGCGGGGCCCCTCTCCAATATAATGGTTGCCCTTGTCTTCGGGGCGCTGATTCGTTTCTCCGGAGCGCTGGCTTTGCCGCCGCAATTTTTGCAAATTGCCATCTTCATCGTTTTTCTTAATCTGATTTTGGCGATATTTAATCTTATACCCATACCTCCGTTAGACGGCTCCAAAGTTCTTTTTGCCCTTCTACCGGCGCGCGCTTTAGATTTGGAAGTATTTTTTGAAAGATACGGGCTTATTATCCTTGTGATTTTTATATTTTTTCTCTCGGGCATAATTTTGCCAGTCGCCGCGTTTTTGTTCCGCCTGATTACGGGCTTTGCTTTTTAA
- a CDS encoding ribonuclease H-like YkuK family protein, with protein sequence MSNSKFFNILGAELGLEEVVQAIYDFVKSKPSRRYKIIVGTDSAARSEVNFVTAVTIWRVGNGGIHFWTRSEKTRCNTLRERIYRETICSITLAQELRGRLKEKLGDEFFWNDQIHIDVGENGPTREFIDGVVGMVRGYGFDAIIKPNSFGASIVADRHT encoded by the coding sequence ATGTCCAACTCAAAATTTTTTAACATATTGGGAGCGGAGCTTGGCTTGGAAGAAGTCGTTCAGGCGATTTACGATTTCGTTAAATCAAAGCCGTCCCGGCGGTACAAAATCATCGTGGGGACGGATTCTGCCGCGAGAAGCGAAGTAAATTTTGTGACTGCGGTGACCATCTGGCGGGTGGGGAACGGCGGGATTCATTTTTGGACGCGCTCCGAAAAAACGCGTTGCAATACTCTCCGCGAACGGATTTACAGAGAAACCATCTGCTCCATAACTTTGGCGCAGGAGCTCCGCGGGCGCTTAAAAGAAAAATTGGGGGATGAATTTTTCTGGAACGACCAGATTCACATTGATGTGGGCGAAAACGGCCCCACGCGCGAATTCATAGACGGCGTCGTCGGCATGGTAAGGGGCTACGGCTTTGACGCTATAATCAAGCCCAATTCTTTCGGAGCGTCAATCGTCGCCGACCGGCACACGTAG
- a CDS encoding DoxX family protein, which translates to MLSILPQFLDYSFYAPTILRLALGAIFLAHGWQKLVSDKVQFAGWLESMKFRPGKFWAWLVTLVEFLGGIGLILGLLTQLAALVLAIEFLVIIFWVQRGKPFVGGPASPAGGREFDFLILLALLALLVLGPGAWSFDLPL; encoded by the coding sequence ATGCTTAGCATCCTCCCGCAATTTTTGGACTATAGTTTCTATGCCCCAACAATTTTGAGACTTGCCTTGGGGGCAATTTTTTTGGCGCACGGCTGGCAGAAATTGGTTTCAGACAAAGTCCAATTTGCCGGATGGCTTGAGTCAATGAAATTCCGCCCGGGGAAATTTTGGGCGTGGCTGGTGACATTGGTTGAATTTTTGGGCGGAATTGGCTTGATTTTAGGGCTTTTGACGCAACTCGCGGCGCTGGTTTTGGCGATAGAATTTCTGGTTATTATTTTTTGGGTTCAGCGCGGGAAGCCGTTTGTCGGCGGGCCTGCCTCGCCGGCAGGCGGGCGAGAATTTGATTTTTTGATTTTACTGGCTCTTTTGGCTTTGCTCGTCCTTGGTCCCGGGGCATGGTCATTTGACCTGCCTTTATAA